From Clostridia bacterium, the proteins below share one genomic window:
- a CDS encoding TIGR03960 family B12-binding radical SAM protein gives MAYSDIEKRLTEVKKPSRYCGGEVNSVIKDPASTEVSYAFCFPDLYEVGMSHIGMKILYSAANRLDFVRCERVFAPDRDMIELMRETDTSLFSLENKLPVASFDLVGFSLQYELSYTTMLQMLKLAGIPLYSRDRGEDDPLVIVGGPCSYNSEPIADFVDLVVLGEGEEVGDETLELIRACKREGCGRAETLRRFAGIKGIYVPSFYDVEYDGVKIRSITPNRPEAPARIRKRIIEDLDKAFYPESYVVPYGEIVHDRASVEVQRGCIRGCRFCQAGFIYRPFRTKSAATLNFTAKTLCENTGYDELSLLSLSTSDYPELSGLVDGLNEWAEPKGINLALPSLRVDNFSIELMKRVQKLRKSGLTLAPEAGSERMRNVINKNVHEADIMRAVNAAFGGGFTSVKLYFMLGLPFETDEDIVAIADTAQKVVDAYYASEGRQKGRSVSVSLSVAAFVPKPFTPFQYVPQDTAEEHSRKQKLLREHVRSNKIKLSTHDADTSYIEAVLARGDRRLVPAMALAAERGAYLEGWSENFSLDFWKEIFAECGVNGDDYACRERGTDELLPWSHIDIGVTDRFFISEYEKAKQAAASPNCAEKCLGCGAASLGGGRYCAKR, from the coding sequence TTGGCTTATAGCGATATCGAAAAAAGACTGACGGAAGTAAAGAAGCCCTCCCGCTACTGCGGCGGAGAGGTCAATTCCGTCATCAAAGATCCGGCTTCTACCGAGGTCAGCTACGCGTTCTGCTTCCCGGACCTCTACGAAGTCGGCATGTCGCATATCGGTATGAAGATACTCTATTCCGCGGCGAACCGGCTCGACTTCGTTCGCTGCGAGCGCGTTTTCGCGCCGGACCGCGATATGATAGAGCTTATGCGCGAGACGGATACGTCGCTTTTTTCGCTTGAGAACAAGCTGCCCGTCGCGTCCTTCGACCTCGTCGGATTCTCGCTTCAATACGAGCTTTCCTACACCACGATGCTTCAGATGCTGAAGCTCGCGGGCATTCCGCTTTACTCCCGCGACCGCGGCGAAGACGACCCGCTCGTCATCGTCGGAGGCCCGTGCTCTTACAACAGCGAGCCGATCGCCGACTTCGTCGACCTCGTCGTGCTCGGAGAAGGGGAGGAGGTCGGCGACGAAACGCTCGAGCTCATCCGCGCCTGCAAGCGCGAGGGCTGCGGCCGCGCCGAAACGCTCCGCCGCTTCGCCGGAATAAAGGGCATATACGTCCCGTCATTTTACGACGTCGAATACGACGGCGTGAAGATCAGATCGATAACCCCTAACCGTCCGGAAGCGCCGGCGCGGATCAGAAAGCGCATCATCGAAGACCTCGACAAAGCGTTCTATCCGGAGAGCTACGTCGTGCCCTACGGCGAGATCGTCCACGACCGCGCCTCCGTCGAGGTGCAGCGCGGCTGTATACGCGGCTGCCGCTTCTGCCAGGCGGGGTTCATCTACCGCCCCTTCCGCACCAAGAGCGCCGCGACGCTCAACTTCACCGCGAAAACGCTCTGCGAAAACACCGGCTACGACGAGCTCTCGCTGCTTTCGCTCTCCACGAGCGACTACCCCGAATTGAGCGGCCTCGTCGACGGACTCAACGAGTGGGCGGAGCCGAAGGGGATAAACCTCGCGCTGCCTTCTCTGCGCGTCGACAACTTCTCGATCGAGCTGATGAAGCGCGTGCAGAAGCTCCGTAAAAGCGGACTTACCCTCGCGCCCGAAGCGGGCAGCGAGCGCATGCGCAACGTGATAAACAAAAACGTGCACGAAGCGGACATAATGCGCGCCGTGAACGCGGCGTTCGGCGGCGGCTTCACCTCCGTCAAGCTCTACTTTATGCTCGGCCTGCCGTTTGAAACCGACGAGGATATCGTCGCCATAGCCGACACCGCGCAGAAGGTCGTAGACGCCTACTACGCGAGCGAGGGCAGGCAGAAGGGCAGGAGCGTTTCCGTTTCGCTCTCCGTCGCGGCGTTCGTGCCCAAGCCCTTCACTCCGTTCCAATATGTGCCGCAGGATACCGCGGAGGAGCACTCGCGCAAGCAGAAGCTCCTGCGCGAGCACGTCCGTTCCAACAAGATAAAGCTCTCCACGCACGACGCGGATACGTCGTATATCGAAGCGGTGCTCGCCCGCGGCGACCGCCGCCTCGTTCCCGCGATGGCGCTCGCCGCCGAGCGCGGCGCCTATCTGGAGGGCTGGAGCGAGAACTTCTCGCTCGATTTCTGGAAAGAGATTTTCGCCGAATGCGGCGTAAACGGCGACGACTACGCCTGCCGCGAACGCGGTACGGACGAGCTGCTCCCGTGGTCGCATATAGACATAGGCGTAACTGACAGATTCTTCATATCCGAATACGAAAAAGCGAAGCAGGCGGCCGCCTCGCCCAACTGCGCCGAGAAATGCCTCGGCTGCGGCGCCGCGTCGCTGGGAGGGGGAAGGTACTGTGCGAAACGTTAG
- a CDS encoding DUF2344 domain-containing protein translates to MRNVRVRYEKTGDARFVSHLDLVRTFARAVRRADLNVYYTEGFNPHIKMNFLPPLSLGYESLCEAFDMRLTDETPCPEVARRLRAVLPDLLRVTDAYEPETDLSDAASVQYSLRFDADPDKAAETLSRGGLVIEKKTKRGQITVDVHDALISAESADGALEITLPMGESCLNPRHVVEALNTYGGFGIEDFRCVRRQLFAADGSVFR, encoded by the coding sequence GTGCGAAACGTTAGAGTCAGATACGAAAAGACCGGCGACGCGCGTTTCGTTTCCCATCTTGACCTCGTGCGCACCTTCGCCCGTGCCGTCAGACGCGCCGACCTGAACGTGTATTACACCGAGGGCTTCAACCCGCATATAAAGATGAACTTCCTGCCGCCGCTTTCGCTCGGCTACGAGAGCCTGTGCGAAGCGTTCGATATGCGCCTGACGGACGAAACGCCCTGCCCGGAGGTCGCGCGGCGGCTCCGCGCCGTGCTGCCCGACCTGCTGCGTGTGACCGACGCCTACGAGCCGGAGACCGACCTTTCCGACGCCGCCTCCGTGCAGTATTCGCTGCGCTTTGACGCGGATCCGGACAAGGCGGCGGAAACGCTTTCGCGCGGCGGGCTTGTCATCGAGAAGAAGACGAAGCGCGGACAGATAACCGTCGACGTCCACGACGCGCTGATAAGCGCGGAAAGCGCGGACGGCGCGCTCGAGATAACGCTTCCGATGGGGGAGAGCTGCCTCAATCCGCGCCACGTCGTCGAGGCGCTGAATACCTACGGCGGCTTTGGCATCGAAGACTTCCGCTGCGTCCGCAGGCAGCTTTTCGCCGCCGACGGCAGCGTGTTCAGGTAG
- a CDS encoding dockerin type I repeat-containing protein, whose translation MKRNIFKNLISVAVAAAMLLAALSAAPAASAGDASATVLRVRSSKDFHDALWQTDDNETYTVVIRMEDDIKVELDSSEQLVWMNGYDNYNLILDLNGHVLDLGSCVLKVWNYACNATYHLTDTVGTGKILTDTTAHAVTFHSTEVMHNQPFTVDVNGVTFENAGTAGDAFYVDGDNGENQTIVIKDATFINYGTAFDYSSVENVIIKNMRRSTTNGTVGFAQVGRTVGEAIADGFELSYYRYEYPDYFEEIAASDTIIAGIPVYEGYDAVVRPTVAEAQYAATFDPNGGSGTMESVYRASEGPFAFPECGFTAPSGKHFVCWMMGGRVYLPGEVLFMDYNFGIAAVWSDGVKGDMDGDDEITVADALKALRIAAKLVEATEEDLRIGDIDGNGKIEVNDALAILRVAAKLADQSSLG comes from the coding sequence ATGAAAAGAAACATTTTCAAAAATCTGATTTCCGTGGCGGTAGCAGCGGCTATGCTGCTTGCGGCGCTTTCGGCGGCGCCGGCTGCGTCCGCGGGCGACGCGAGCGCCACCGTCCTGCGCGTGAGAAGCTCGAAGGACTTTCACGACGCGCTCTGGCAAACCGACGATAATGAAACTTACACGGTCGTCATTCGCATGGAGGACGATATCAAGGTCGAGCTTGATTCCAGTGAGCAGCTTGTCTGGATGAACGGGTATGACAATTATAATCTTATCCTCGACCTGAACGGCCACGTCCTCGACCTCGGCTCATGCGTTCTGAAGGTCTGGAACTATGCATGCAACGCGACGTATCATCTGACAGACACCGTCGGCACCGGAAAGATACTGACCGATACGACCGCCCACGCGGTCACTTTCCACAGCACAGAAGTTATGCACAACCAGCCCTTCACGGTAGACGTCAACGGCGTGACGTTCGAAAACGCGGGCACGGCGGGCGACGCCTTCTACGTTGACGGCGACAACGGCGAGAATCAAACCATTGTGATCAAGGACGCGACCTTTATCAATTATGGTACCGCGTTCGATTACTCGAGCGTCGAGAATGTCATAATAAAGAATATGAGGCGCAGCACTACGAACGGCACGGTGGGATTTGCCCAGGTCGGCAGAACCGTCGGGGAAGCGATTGCCGACGGCTTCGAGCTGAGTTATTACAGATATGAATACCCGGATTATTTCGAGGAGATCGCGGCAAGCGATACGATCATCGCCGGGATACCCGTTTACGAGGGCTACGACGCAGTCGTCCGTCCGACCGTTGCGGAGGCGCAATACGCCGCGACGTTCGATCCAAACGGCGGCAGCGGAACGATGGAATCAGTTTACCGTGCCAGCGAAGGTCCGTTCGCGTTCCCGGAATGCGGCTTCACCGCGCCTTCGGGCAAGCATTTCGTCTGCTGGATGATGGGCGGCAGGGTCTATCTGCCCGGTGAAGTTCTGTTTATGGACTATAACTTCGGCATCGCCGCGGTATGGAGCGACGGAGTCAAGGGCGATATGGACGGCGACGATGAGATTACCGTCGCGGACGCGCTGAAAGCGCTGCGTATCGCCGCGAAGCTCGTTGAGGCGACTGAAGAAGATCTGCGGATCGGAGATATCGACGGCAACGGCAAAATCGAGGTAAACGACGCGCTGGCGATACTTCGCGTAGCCGCGAAGCTGGCGGATCAAAGCTCGCTCGGATAA
- a CDS encoding M23 family metallopeptidase, with protein sequence MKAKLLRLSIAMVLIAAIAVLPQTPAFALPDSQEAEFKDIRSYEKWLPASLGIEIPNVNLFAVRDDRPLDEVEIQEAVTFGASRNEAKKMTLSELLDFLGSKKLTPQSKENMRILFPELSKEQIDEMTYKDYENYSYAQTHKALTPDEKTLEELERRGITLDDFIYLHKCYEDDASILAENDAVLRSALKKYYLFKLDYAQAVSNDSDYRNATVPQSEKEDAEPTRYDSSLYETVASFQRYKFNPDSFLRTTYTHIYRHRQNQEVAVLSAYYAIYASSTPDPNPDTYYFTNLYGTFSESHQGAHEGVDMVYSFNGNNTPNVHSITPGTASIPPNDASNGAVKVTHSSYGSAIYAHMTNRIVSGNNTATVSAGAVIGKQGDVGYANGKHVHFEIATSMQPCGNDVLTSASPYLFMHTYNGQHLAPVNDNQWTNYGSPIYHRGACSFLGCSGYAYAYHVPNAAGNRCTVCGYVGTIVGPS encoded by the coding sequence ATGAAAGCGAAACTGTTGAGACTGTCAATTGCTATGGTGCTTATAGCAGCGATCGCGGTATTACCGCAAACGCCCGCATTCGCCTTACCTGATTCACAGGAGGCGGAATTCAAGGACATACGCAGTTACGAAAAGTGGCTTCCCGCTTCGCTCGGCATCGAAATACCGAACGTAAATCTGTTCGCCGTTCGCGACGACAGACCGTTGGACGAAGTGGAAATTCAGGAGGCCGTGACGTTCGGAGCGAGCCGGAACGAAGCGAAAAAAATGACGCTCAGCGAACTGCTCGACTTCCTCGGCTCAAAAAAGCTCACGCCACAGTCTAAAGAAAATATGCGCATATTATTCCCCGAACTCTCGAAAGAGCAGATCGACGAAATGACCTATAAGGATTATGAAAACTATAGTTATGCCCAAACCCATAAGGCTCTTACCCCTGATGAGAAAACGCTTGAGGAACTGGAGCGGCGCGGTATAACGCTTGATGATTTTATTTACCTTCACAAGTGCTATGAGGACGATGCAAGCATTCTCGCCGAAAACGACGCGGTACTGCGCTCCGCGCTGAAAAAGTACTATTTATTCAAGCTTGATTACGCCCAAGCGGTGTCAAACGACAGCGATTACCGGAACGCAACTGTACCGCAAAGCGAAAAAGAAGATGCTGAGCCGACGCGCTACGACTCTTCTCTTTACGAGACTGTCGCAAGCTTCCAAAGATATAAGTTTAACCCCGATTCTTTTTTGAGGACGACTTATACCCACATCTACAGACACAGACAGAATCAGGAAGTCGCTGTGTTGAGCGCCTATTACGCCATCTATGCGTCGTCCACACCAGACCCTAATCCTGATACTTATTATTTTACCAATCTGTACGGCACTTTCTCTGAAAGTCATCAGGGCGCACACGAGGGCGTCGATATGGTGTACTCCTTTAACGGAAACAATACTCCAAACGTCCACTCGATAACGCCCGGAACGGCATCTATACCTCCGAACGATGCCAGTAACGGTGCAGTTAAAGTTACCCATAGCAGTTACGGCTCGGCGATATACGCTCATATGACAAACAGGATTGTCAGCGGCAACAACACGGCTACTGTATCTGCAGGCGCCGTAATAGGGAAGCAAGGTGATGTGGGGTATGCCAACGGCAAGCATGTGCATTTTGAAATCGCAACCTCTATGCAACCATGTGGTAATGATGTTCTTACGTCCGCATCACCCTATCTGTTTATGCACACCTATAACGGACAACACCTTGCGCCTGTTAATGATAATCAATGGACGAACTATGGGAGTCCTATTTATCATCGCGGCGCCTGTAGTTTTTTGGGATGCTCCGGGTATGCATACGCTTATCATGTCCCGAATGCTGCGGGTAATAGGTGTACGGTGTGCGGATACGTTGGCACTATTGTGGGTCCGTCCTGA
- a CDS encoding DegV family protein, whose translation MEKFAIFTDSSSNLSSEQLKEYGIAESLPMHIYIDGVEHDVDRDWTNFEPKEYYDIVRSGAKFSSSQVSAAEYEAAFRTALEEGRDVLSLSCCNALSGSVLESIAAKEKLQKEFPDRKIICVDTYNCCYSLAMMVIEAAKKRDAGMSIEDVHQWVLDNREHFNEAGTVDNLSYLRRAGRISASAAFFGGLLSVKPMIVYDETGHNVAVEKVRGRKASLIRSAEYVRDYADLDANNNVCIAHADCEEDAKEVADAIQSFFPDKKINFHFGVVNQGVGSSVGPGTIILGFYGDPKIRQLNK comes from the coding sequence ATGGAAAAATTTGCGATCTTTACAGACTCGAGCAGCAACCTGAGCAGCGAACAGCTCAAAGAATACGGCATTGCGGAATCGCTGCCTATGCACATCTACATCGACGGCGTCGAGCACGACGTCGACCGCGACTGGACCAACTTCGAGCCGAAAGAGTATTACGACATAGTCAGAAGCGGCGCGAAGTTCTCCTCCTCGCAGGTCTCCGCGGCGGAGTATGAGGCGGCGTTCCGTACGGCGCTCGAAGAAGGGCGCGACGTGCTCTCGCTCTCCTGCTGCAACGCGCTCTCCGGCTCCGTGCTTGAAAGCATCGCCGCGAAGGAAAAGCTGCAGAAGGAGTTCCCCGACAGGAAGATAATCTGCGTGGATACCTACAACTGCTGCTATTCGCTGGCGATGATGGTCATCGAAGCCGCCAAAAAGCGCGACGCGGGAATGAGCATCGAAGACGTGCATCAATGGGTGCTCGACAACAGAGAGCACTTCAACGAAGCCGGCACGGTCGATAACCTCTCCTATCTGCGCCGCGCCGGACGCATCAGCGCCTCCGCCGCCTTCTTCGGCGGGCTGCTGAGCGTCAAGCCGATGATCGTCTACGACGAGACCGGCCACAACGTCGCCGTCGAGAAAGTCAGAGGCAGAAAGGCCTCGCTGATAAGAAGCGCGGAATACGTGCGCGACTACGCCGACCTCGACGCGAACAACAACGTCTGCATCGCTCACGCCGACTGCGAGGAGGACGCGAAGGAGGTCGCGGACGCGATACAGAGCTTCTTCCCCGATAAGAAGATAAACTTCCACTTCGGCGTCGTCAATCAGGGCGTCGGCTCCTCCGTCGGCCCCGGCACGATAATCCTCGGCTTCTACGGCGACCCGAAGATCAGACAACTGAATAAATAA
- a CDS encoding DAK2 domain-containing protein, giving the protein MNYYDFKLVDGFMFEKFAVSGAAKLQQNIKEINDLNVFPIPDGDTGDNMFRTISGGIKEMEKEPANSVCKKARALASGMLLSARGNSGVILSQIFYGISTGLDGVETASINDIANAFISGSKRAYETVVTPVEGTILTVARESVDDIFPLINEETTLGEFTDMLVKRMNASLANTPELLDVLKEAGVIDSGGAGLYLIAEGAYEAIKGNDVALGESAAAAPASVDISLFGKDDKFEFGYCTEFMLRLMSAKCDVDAFDEQVIIDYLSAIGDSIVAFKEGSAVKVHVHTMTPSKALEFCQQFGEFLTVKIENMMLQHNEQERRKAAELPQAQKKRMKFATCVVTTGSGIIDIFKELGVDFIIDGGQGKNPSIKDFIDAFDKINADNIYVFPNNSNIFMAADQAGRIYDKSAIHVVPSVNLGQAYAALSMLDYSSGDAEAIKRNFIENMDYALTGMVCRAIRSVEYNDVSVKNNDYIGFTNKKILSSSPDKTEALISLCDALGIAEKDIATVIYGADADEADKEKVREAFASHYSGKEFYEIDGMQEVYDFIIILE; this is encoded by the coding sequence ATGAACTATTACGACTTCAAGCTCGTTGACGGCTTTATGTTCGAGAAGTTCGCCGTCAGCGGAGCCGCAAAGCTCCAACAGAATATCAAGGAGATAAACGACCTCAACGTCTTCCCCATCCCCGACGGAGACACCGGCGACAATATGTTCCGCACGATCTCCGGCGGCATCAAGGAGATGGAAAAGGAGCCGGCGAACTCCGTCTGCAAAAAAGCGCGCGCTCTCGCGAGCGGTATGCTGCTCTCCGCTCGCGGAAACAGCGGTGTTATCCTTTCGCAGATATTCTACGGGATAAGCACCGGACTCGATGGCGTGGAGACGGCTTCGATAAACGACATCGCGAACGCCTTCATAAGCGGCTCGAAACGCGCTTACGAAACGGTCGTCACTCCCGTTGAAGGCACGATACTCACCGTCGCGCGCGAATCCGTCGACGATATTTTTCCGCTGATCAACGAGGAAACGACGCTCGGCGAATTCACCGATATGCTGGTCAAGCGCATGAACGCTTCGCTCGCCAACACGCCGGAGCTTCTGGACGTGCTGAAGGAGGCGGGCGTCATCGACAGCGGCGGCGCGGGGCTCTACCTCATCGCCGAAGGCGCTTATGAGGCCATCAAGGGCAACGACGTCGCGCTCGGCGAATCCGCGGCGGCCGCCCCCGCGAGCGTGGATATCTCCCTTTTCGGCAAAGACGACAAGTTCGAATTCGGCTACTGCACGGAGTTCATGCTGAGGCTGATGAGCGCGAAGTGCGACGTCGACGCCTTCGACGAGCAGGTTATAATAGACTACCTCTCCGCGATCGGCGACTCCATCGTCGCGTTCAAGGAAGGCTCCGCCGTCAAGGTGCACGTCCACACGATGACTCCGTCGAAGGCGCTGGAGTTCTGCCAGCAGTTCGGCGAATTCCTCACGGTCAAGATCGAGAACATGATGCTCCAGCACAACGAGCAGGAGCGCAGAAAGGCCGCCGAGCTGCCGCAGGCGCAGAAGAAGCGCATGAAATTCGCCACCTGCGTCGTTACGACGGGCAGCGGCATAATAGACATATTCAAGGAGCTCGGCGTCGACTTCATAATAGACGGCGGTCAGGGCAAGAACCCCTCGATAAAGGATTTCATCGACGCCTTCGATAAGATCAACGCCGACAACATCTACGTCTTCCCCAACAACTCCAACATCTTCATGGCCGCCGACCAGGCGGGACGGATCTACGACAAGTCCGCGATACACGTCGTCCCGTCGGTCAACCTCGGGCAGGCCTACGCCGCGCTCTCGATGCTCGACTACAGCTCCGGCGACGCGGAGGCGATAAAGCGGAACTTCATCGAGAATATGGACTACGCGCTGACCGGAATGGTCTGCCGCGCGATACGCAGCGTTGAATACAACGACGTTTCTGTCAAAAACAACGACTACATAGGCTTCACCAACAAAAAGATACTCTCCTCCTCCCCCGACAAGACGGAGGCGCTGATCTCTCTCTGCGACGCGCTCGGCATAGCCGAAAAGGACATCGCCACCGTCATCTACGGCGCCGACGCCGATGAAGCGGACAAGGAAAAGGTGCGCGAAGCGTTCGCGTCGCATTACTCCGGCAAAGAATTCTACGAAATAGACGGTATGCAGGAAGTCTACGACTTCATCATCATTCTTGAATAA
- the rplS gene encoding 50S ribosomal protein L19: MDYVKMLSEQQLKEEIPQFSIGDTVRVHVLIKEGSRERIQVFEGIVIARKNGGISETFTVRRVTYGVGVERTFLLHSPKVTKIEVTRKGKVRRSKLYYLRDRVGKAAKTKQSFK; encoded by the coding sequence ATGGACTATGTAAAAATGCTTTCTGAGCAGCAGCTCAAAGAGGAGATCCCTCAGTTTTCGATCGGCGACACCGTCAGAGTGCACGTTCTGATCAAAGAGGGCTCGCGTGAGAGAATCCAGGTTTTCGAGGGTATCGTGATCGCCCGCAAGAACGGCGGCATTTCCGAGACCTTCACCGTCAGACGCGTAACCTACGGCGTCGGCGTCGAGAGAACCTTCCTTCTCCATTCCCCGAAGGTCACCAAGATCGAGGTCACGAGAAAGGGTAAAGTTCGCAGAAGCAAGCTTTATTATCTGCGCGACAGAGTCGGTAAGGCGGCCAAGACGAAGCAGTCGTTCAAATAA
- the lepB gene encoding signal peptidase I, which yields MSDFDREKYGDYEEAMKRVLSDPIFNDIEAEAAKPAAPQAKPAEESAAPSYAPAEPEPAEPEPAEPEPVSYETAPEEPVRREAVPEAAETSREEAAYVSSHTEQSEEYLPPVAAASDGKKKPRRDTVTGVFEWVESAIFAVVVVILLFTFIFRIVGIDGRSMVPTLQDADRVVISNLFYTPKTGDIIVLDTSEDTIFFNGRQYSKPLIKRVIATGGQTVEVTSSENGVQKVLVDGVELKEDYINFQTLTHSGGQAKLTVPNGYVFVMGDNRGESLDSRSFGCISENAIVGRALFRIFPLSEMGLLTTDDPYGEH from the coding sequence ATGTCTGATTTCGACAGAGAAAAATACGGAGATTACGAAGAAGCGATGAAACGGGTTCTGTCCGACCCCATCTTCAACGACATTGAAGCTGAGGCCGCGAAGCCGGCTGCGCCGCAGGCGAAGCCCGCCGAGGAATCCGCCGCGCCTTCATACGCTCCCGCCGAGCCGGAGCCCGCGGAGCCGGAGCCCGCGGAGCCGGAGCCGGTATCGTATGAAACGGCGCCGGAAGAACCGGTGCGCCGCGAAGCGGTTCCGGAAGCCGCGGAAACGTCCCGGGAGGAAGCCGCTTACGTTTCTTCTCACACGGAGCAGTCGGAGGAATATCTGCCTCCCGTCGCCGCGGCGTCCGACGGCAAAAAGAAGCCGCGCAGGGACACCGTCACCGGCGTTTTCGAGTGGGTGGAATCCGCAATCTTTGCTGTCGTGGTTGTCATTCTGCTGTTCACTTTCATCTTCCGCATAGTCGGTATTGACGGCAGATCCATGGTCCCGACGCTGCAGGACGCAGACAGGGTTGTGATAAGCAATCTTTTCTATACTCCGAAGACCGGCGACATCATCGTTCTCGACACGAGCGAAGATACTATCTTCTTCAATGGCAGACAGTATTCAAAGCCGCTTATTAAGCGCGTTATCGCGACCGGCGGACAGACCGTCGAGGTTACAAGCTCCGAGAACGGCGTTCAGAAGGTGCTCGTCGACGGCGTGGAGTTGAAAGAGGATTATATCAACTTCCAGACCTTAACGCACAGCGGCGGACAGGCGAAGCTGACCGTGCCGAACGGCTATGTCTTCGTTATGGGCGATAACCGCGGCGAGAGTCTTGATTCGCGTTCCTTCGGCTGCATAAGCGAAAACGCGATAGTGGGCAGAGCGCTGTTCAGGATATTCCCGCTGTCCGAAATGGGACTGCTGACGACTGACGATCCTTATGGAGAACATTAA
- the ylqF gene encoding ribosome biogenesis GTPase YlqF, with protein MENINWYPGHMRKTERQIAKDLTLVDAVIEILDARIPRSSKNPDMERITRSKPRVLVFNKIDLADPDLSTRWAEHYKKQGYKCVFCDCKSGRGVNKVLPAVRELLADKISARAAKGMGGMAIRALVAGIPNVGKSSLINRLVGSGKAKVEDRPGVTRENRWITLADGTELMDTPGILWPKLDAESGPKLAFTGAITDRITDTEGLAAQLLEFVRDIYPDFIGARYGVEAAAGFEMLEAVGRRRGCMVKGGEIDTLRASELVLDDFRGGKLGRITLDLPDGERTIADEG; from the coding sequence ATGGAGAACATTAACTGGTACCCCGGCCATATGCGCAAGACCGAGCGGCAGATCGCGAAGGATCTGACGCTCGTCGACGCAGTTATAGAAATACTTGACGCGCGTATTCCGCGCAGCAGCAAGAATCCGGATATGGAGCGCATAACGCGCTCGAAGCCGCGCGTCCTTGTCTTCAACAAGATCGACCTTGCCGACCCCGACCTCTCGACGAGGTGGGCGGAGCATTACAAGAAGCAAGGCTATAAGTGTGTTTTCTGCGACTGCAAAAGCGGACGCGGGGTAAATAAAGTACTGCCCGCCGTGCGCGAGCTTCTCGCTGACAAAATCAGCGCCAGAGCGGCGAAGGGCATGGGTGGAATGGCGATTCGAGCCCTTGTCGCGGGCATCCCGAACGTCGGAAAATCCTCCCTCATCAACCGCCTCGTCGGCAGCGGCAAGGCGAAGGTGGAGGATCGCCCGGGCGTAACGCGCGAAAACCGTTGGATTACTCTCGCGGACGGTACCGAACTCATGGACACCCCCGGTATCCTCTGGCCGAAGCTCGATGCGGAAAGCGGCCCGAAGCTCGCCTTCACCGGCGCGATAACCGACCGCATAACCGATACCGAAGGCCTTGCCGCGCAGCTGCTTGAGTTCGTGCGCGACATCTATCCGGATTTCATCGGTGCGCGCTACGGAGTGGAAGCCGCCGCCGGCTTCGAAATGCTCGAAGCGGTCGGCCGCCGCCGCGGCTGTATGGTCAAGGGCGGGGAGATAGACACGCTCCGCGCGTCCGAGCTCGTGCTCGACGATTTCAGGGGCGGAAAGCTCGGCAGGATCACCCTCGACCTGCCGGACGGGGAACGGACGATTGCAGATGAAGGATAA
- a CDS encoding ribonuclease HII — translation MKDNSSLFEYDSAIRAEAGVELLCGVDEAGRGPLAGPVCAAAVILPEGVRIPGVNDSKKISEPKREELFGVITETALAWAVAFSDEKEIDEINILNAAMLAMKRAVEALAEKPQLALIDGNRVPKLSVPARFVIKGDATSASIAAASILAKVSRDRLMYEYDARFPEYGFAQHKGYGTKQHYDAIDRFGVLEIHRKTFLKGRA, via the coding sequence ATGAAGGATAATTCTTCGCTTTTCGAATACGATTCCGCGATCCGCGCCGAAGCGGGCGTCGAGCTGCTCTGCGGCGTCGACGAAGCGGGAAGAGGCCCCCTCGCGGGTCCGGTCTGCGCCGCCGCGGTCATTCTGCCCGAAGGAGTCCGCATACCGGGCGTAAACGACTCCAAAAAGATATCAGAGCCGAAGCGCGAGGAGCTGTTCGGCGTTATAACCGAAACCGCGCTCGCGTGGGCGGTCGCGTTTTCGGACGAGAAAGAGATAGACGAGATTAACATACTCAACGCCGCGATGCTGGCGATGAAACGCGCGGTTGAAGCCCTCGCCGAAAAGCCGCAGCTCGCGCTTATCGACGGCAACCGCGTTCCGAAGCTTTCGGTACCGGCGCGTTTCGTGATAAAGGGCGACGCGACCAGCGCGTCGATCGCCGCGGCGTCGATACTCGCGAAGGTCAGCCGTGACCGGCTGATGTACGAATACGACGCGAGGTTCCCCGAATACGGCTTCGCGCAGCACAAGGGCTACGGCACGAAGCAGCATTACGACGCGATAGACCGCTTCGGAGTGCTGGAAATACACAGAAAAACCTTTTTGAAGGGCAGGGCGTGA